In Quercus robur chromosome 11, dhQueRobu3.1, whole genome shotgun sequence, the sequence CTAATCAGTTTTATACAATATAGTGCCATTTACTGTATGCAATTTAGTTGAAACTGATAGCAAGAACACAACCTTTAGCTGAATATTTATATCATAGgccaaaagaaagaataaaaaaattgggaaaaaaaaaatgtcaatttgcTTTGTTCCTCGATTAGACTCTAATGAGAATGTTTCAACTCTGCCATGATCACAAATCCTTGAATAGTTTCCGGACCTGTTCAAGTGTGACAAATAGCACCACAGTGAATGGACCTTGCCTTGAGATAGTAGGGATAAAACCCTTGTACAAAGCCATAACCCCCTCTGTCCTCACAGTCTTCATGGCACAATCCAATGCACCAGAGTAAGGTGCCACTCCACCTGCCTCCAACTTCATATTCATCACTCTAGTCTTGATCACATCGATTGGATTCGAAGCCACCGAGGCCACAAACCCAGCAGCAAAGCTCGCCGTCACGTGGGTCCCGATCCCATCACTCATCACACCCTTTTCCAATATCATCTCCTTCGCCTGATCATAAGTTGCGAGCTGAGAAGCCGTCACAATCATCGCGCGGTTCACAGTTAGAGCCGAGCCGCGCCACAGGCTAGCAATCCCTTCTTGCTTTGACATTTGACCTATTGCATCGACCACACTCTTGTAGCTCCGGCGCTGCTCAATAGGGAGACGTCCATCGGCTTGCATGCGGACCATTGCCACGTCGGCCGGGTTCCCGACCGCCGCGCCGACACTGCCGGCAACAAGGCCAGCTACTATCTTTTTCATGATTGGTAATTTGGCTGCAGCGTCTGAATCAGAATGATGATCAGACCATTTCTGTTTTAGGATTTCGTAAAGGCCCATGCGGGTGGTGGAGTACAGTGTTTGGCGGAGGATGGTGGCGGAGACACCGGAGAAAAGGGCGGTAGCGCCTTCGGATTTGACGATTTGGGTCCCGATGGAAACAAGTCCAACGCGAGGTGGTGGTGCGACGTGGAGAGATACGTATCCATTTGGGGTGTTTAGAGCAGCAACTGTGGGACGATAGGGCTGTACTAGGGCAGGATTGGATTCGCCTTGAAGTTGCATTCGGACCTTGATTAGGTCAAGAGGGTGAGTGGAAGCTCCAGCAATTATTGAAGCAATGCCTCCTTCAACgaagcctttcaaacccatttTGTAGTTGGATGAGAGTAGAGATCAGAGCAGTGAGGAATGAGAGTTTGAAGTGGTGAGTTGTTGAGAAAGACCAAAAGGGAAAAGCATATTTATAGCGAGTTAACAAAGTTACGCGGTCTTCTCTGTGTTTCATTGTTTCTTCTCCTTCGTTTGCGTGTTGTATGACTCTTGACTTAGTCTTGGCAGTTCGGTTTTGACTTTAAGAGGAAGACACTcaataattttcaaatgaaGTGGTCTGGTGAGTGAGTATGTTGCATATTCTGAAGGTATGTTGCTGAGTAATACACTTAATGGGCACCAAATTGGAAAAGACTGGTTCTGATTGACCAGTTAGAGTGAGTCCACCCAAGACTATTTGTGAGCCTGAAGCTTCGCACTCTTCTCCTgtgtcaaaaatcaaaatcgAACTGAGGCCATGAAGCCACACAACTACAGACTTTCTATTTCagaaattataatataataattacaattttttttttttttttgataatcaaacaattttattaataaatgaacCATAAA encodes:
- the LOC126706357 gene encoding mitochondrial uncoupling protein 5-like, yielding MGLKGFVEGGIASIIAGASTHPLDLIKVRMQLQGESNPALVQPYRPTVAALNTPNGYVSLHVAPPPRVGLVSIGTQIVKSEGATALFSGVSATILRQTLYSTTRMGLYEILKQKWSDHHSDSDAAAKLPIMKKIVAGLVAGSVGAAVGNPADVAMVRMQADGRLPIEQRRSYKSVVDAIGQMSKQEGIASLWRGSALTVNRAMIVTASQLATYDQAKEMILEKGVMSDGIGTHVTASFAAGFVASVASNPIDVIKTRVMNMKLEAGGVAPYSGALDCAMKTVRTEGVMALYKGFIPTISRQGPFTVVLFVTLEQVRKLFKDL